In one Massilia endophytica genomic region, the following are encoded:
- a CDS encoding DUF6644 family protein gives MISSLAAWLEATPLSEAMRGSVWLYPSVEIVHIVGFAVLVGSIAMFDLRLLGCAKALSVRALAAHLLPWSLASLLLIVPAGLLMLSAQPQDFLGNRTFWLKMGLIAAAGVNAALFHVGVYRSAEEWDTRRSAPPLARLHGFLSLCLWIGVICCGRLLAYT, from the coding sequence TTGATTTCCTCGCTCGCGGCCTGGCTGGAGGCGACGCCGCTCTCCGAAGCCATGCGGGGCAGCGTATGGCTGTATCCCTCGGTGGAGATCGTGCACATCGTCGGCTTCGCGGTGCTGGTGGGTTCGATTGCCATGTTCGACCTGCGCCTGCTGGGCTGCGCGAAGGCGTTGTCCGTGCGGGCGCTTGCGGCGCACCTGCTGCCCTGGTCGCTCGCCAGCCTGCTGCTGATTGTGCCTGCGGGGCTGCTGATGCTGAGCGCGCAGCCGCAGGACTTCCTGGGAAACCGTACCTTCTGGCTGAAGATGGGCTTGATTGCGGCGGCGGGGGTGAATGCCGCACTGTTCCATGTCGGTGTTTACCGCTCGGCGGAGGAATGGGATACCCGGCGCAGCGCGCCGCCTTTGGCGCGCCTGCATGGGTTTCTTTCCCTGTGCTTGTGGATCGGGGTGATCTGCTGCGGACGGCTGCTGGCGTATACCTGA
- a CDS encoding DUF6152 family protein → MKAILFFSAALAATSAFAHHGWSEYDSSKPLQLSGTIIDSTYGQPHGMLHLKTADKNWTVVLAPPSRMESRGLKKEVMAAGAQAIVYGYPHRTVNNELRAERITIQDKTTELR, encoded by the coding sequence ATGAAAGCGATTCTGTTCTTTTCGGCGGCGCTCGCCGCCACCTCGGCCTTTGCCCATCACGGCTGGAGCGAATACGACTCCAGCAAGCCGCTCCAGCTAAGCGGCACCATCATCGACAGCACTTACGGGCAGCCGCACGGCATGCTGCACCTGAAAACGGCGGACAAGAACTGGACCGTCGTGCTGGCTCCGCCATCGCGCATGGAAAGCCGCGGTCTGAAGAAGGAGGTGATGGCGGCGGGCGCGCAGGCCATCGTCTATGGCTACCCGCACCGCACGGTGAACAATGAGCTGCGCGCCGAACGCATCACCATCCAGGACAAGACCACGGAGCTGCGTTGA
- a CDS encoding tyrosine-type recombinase/integrase: MRKRKTNKGLPRRVYLKNGAYRYLAAEPMMDPRSKRLQRWIHLATVEEGESRMLIALGELLGAKVNEEGSMPHLCAMFKAERLNGYSKTTIEDYGRYLDQIAADFEEFQVGDVRTRDWSEFLKNNYKGKANSARKITALARKVFRYGISELGLRQDNPLDQVDLSRYKPEGRTAVPTHEQLAKLRAAGMESIARKDTGSTAPTASGPMFACIIDMAYLLWQRAIDIRLMREEQIVDRYIRMRPTKTAKSSGKAVDILITPAIQEVIDRARRIKAERGIPGDTLFPSKSGKPYTKSGLSSMLRRAKDRAGLEGEVTFKDIRARAATDAALRGQQREEIQKRLAHTSAETTEIYIKELVPDVSELAMALPWKPV, translated from the coding sequence ATGAGGAAGCGGAAGACCAACAAGGGTTTGCCGCGCAGGGTCTACCTGAAGAACGGGGCGTACCGCTACCTGGCGGCTGAGCCGATGATGGACCCGCGCTCAAAGCGGCTGCAACGCTGGATTCACCTGGCCACGGTGGAAGAGGGCGAGAGCCGCATGCTGATCGCCCTGGGAGAGCTGCTGGGCGCCAAGGTGAACGAGGAAGGCTCGATGCCGCACCTGTGCGCCATGTTCAAAGCGGAGCGCCTCAACGGCTACAGCAAGACGACCATCGAGGATTACGGCCGATACCTGGACCAGATCGCCGCGGACTTCGAGGAGTTCCAGGTCGGCGACGTGCGCACGCGGGACTGGTCCGAGTTCCTGAAGAACAACTACAAGGGGAAGGCCAACAGCGCGCGGAAGATCACCGCGCTGGCCCGTAAGGTATTCCGGTACGGGATATCGGAGTTGGGGCTGCGGCAGGACAACCCGCTCGACCAGGTGGACCTGAGCCGCTACAAGCCTGAGGGCCGCACAGCCGTTCCGACGCACGAGCAGCTGGCGAAACTGCGGGCAGCCGGGATGGAGAGCATTGCCAGGAAGGATACCGGGAGCACGGCGCCAACGGCCAGCGGACCGATGTTCGCCTGCATCATCGACATGGCCTACTTGCTCTGGCAGCGCGCCATCGATATCCGCCTCATGCGCGAAGAGCAGATCGTGGACCGCTATATCCGCATGCGGCCGACCAAGACGGCGAAGAGCAGCGGCAAGGCGGTGGACATCCTGATCACACCAGCCATTCAGGAGGTGATCGACCGCGCCAGGCGCATCAAGGCGGAGCGAGGCATCCCAGGCGACACGCTGTTCCCGTCGAAGAGCGGCAAGCCGTACACGAAGTCCGGGCTGTCCTCGATGCTGCGCCGGGCCAAGGACCGGGCAGGCCTGGAGGGGGAGGTGACGTTCAAGGATATCCGCGCCAGGGCGGCGACGGATGCGGCGCTGCGCGGCCAGCAGAGGGAAGAAATCCAGAAGCGCCTGGCTCACACCAGTGCCGAGACCACCGAGATCTACATCAAGGAACTGGTGCCGGACGTGTCCGAACTGGCGATGGCGCTACCCTGGAAACCTGTATAA
- a CDS encoding DUF4224 domain-containing protein, with translation MTEYLSPEEIVALTHYKRPKEQLETLAALGIPAKRLRDNTVRVMRMHLQAPAAGTAAPVGPRLKSSKK, from the coding sequence ATGACCGAGTATCTTAGTCCAGAAGAAATCGTAGCGCTGACGCACTACAAGCGCCCGAAGGAGCAGCTGGAAACTCTGGCTGCCCTGGGAATACCTGCCAAGCGCTTGCGCGACAACACGGTGCGCGTAATGCGCATGCACCTGCAGGCGCCGGCCGCTGGCACCGCAGCGCCCGTCGGCCCTCGCCTGAAGTCCTCGAAGAAATGA
- a CDS encoding ASCH domain-containing protein: protein MKERPILFSAPMVRAILDGSKTQTRRVVKRSSRFPFDFVGGNGQINDPTCWGFECAETAQWWVLQTDGDESLRQIPCPYGQPGDRLWVRETYADIGPRLTYRADTDDGAHCVVQRWTPAIHMFRADSRILLEIVSVRVERLQDISQDDARAEGITDGDCVNCGEPEAKCACSFPMPDYRDAYCNLWETINGAGAWDANPWVWVVEFKRASAGKE from the coding sequence ATGAAAGAGCGCCCAATTCTCTTCTCCGCGCCGATGGTCCGCGCCATCCTGGACGGCAGCAAGACGCAGACGCGGCGCGTTGTGAAGCGCAGCTCTCGCTTCCCGTTCGATTTCGTCGGCGGCAACGGCCAGATTAATGACCCCACGTGCTGGGGATTTGAGTGTGCCGAAACGGCCCAGTGGTGGGTGCTGCAAACCGACGGCGATGAGTCCTTGCGGCAGATTCCATGCCCCTACGGCCAGCCTGGCGACCGCCTGTGGGTGCGCGAAACCTACGCCGACATCGGCCCGCGTCTTACCTACCGCGCCGATACAGATGACGGCGCACATTGCGTCGTCCAGCGCTGGACGCCTGCGATCCATATGTTCCGCGCCGACAGCCGCATCCTGCTGGAGATCGTGTCGGTGCGCGTGGAGCGCCTGCAGGACATCAGCCAGGATGACGCACGTGCGGAAGGCATCACGGACGGCGACTGCGTGAACTGCGGCGAGCCAGAAGCGAAGTGCGCATGCTCTTTCCCGATGCCGGACTACCGGGATGCCTACTGCAACCTATGGGAGACCATCAACGGCGCTGGCGCCTGGGACGCCAACCCGTGGGTATGGGTAGTCGAGTTCAAGCGCGCCAGCGCAGGGAAGGAGTGA
- a CDS encoding lambda exonuclease family protein, producing MKFIEVPQGSPDWLQMRAGLITASRFADAVSVCTRKSTERNVGDPTAVAERYAADVAMERISGRPHGEPVKAWVLERGHEMESVARRLYEARPGQEAFVTEAGICIDDRNVFAYSSDGLVERDGLIEVKAPIDTVKIAHVLETGDVSEYIHQMQGGMWITEREWCDFIMYVPELAPVKRDLYVKRIHRDEAFIADMATRLEQFNDLVGRYERIFRKQAA from the coding sequence ATGAAGTTCATCGAGGTTCCACAGGGTAGCCCCGACTGGCTCCAAATGCGTGCGGGCCTCATCACTGCCAGCCGCTTTGCCGACGCTGTATCGGTCTGCACCCGCAAGTCAACTGAGCGCAATGTGGGCGATCCAACCGCCGTCGCTGAGCGCTATGCCGCAGATGTAGCCATGGAGCGGATCAGCGGTCGCCCACATGGTGAACCGGTGAAGGCTTGGGTTCTGGAGCGCGGGCACGAAATGGAGTCGGTTGCACGCCGACTGTACGAGGCTCGCCCAGGTCAAGAGGCGTTCGTAACCGAGGCTGGCATTTGCATCGATGACCGCAACGTATTCGCCTACAGCTCGGACGGGTTGGTAGAGCGCGATGGCCTGATCGAGGTCAAGGCTCCAATCGACACCGTGAAGATTGCGCACGTTCTGGAAACCGGCGACGTATCCGAGTACATCCACCAGATGCAGGGAGGCATGTGGATCACTGAGCGGGAGTGGTGCGATTTCATCATGTACGTGCCCGAATTAGCACCTGTAAAGCGTGACCTGTACGTGAAGCGCATCCACCGCGACGAAGCGTTCATCGCCGACATGGCCACGCGCCTGGAGCAGTTCAACGACCTCGTAGGCCGCTACGAGCGCATCTTTCGCAAACAAGCAGCGTGA
- a CDS encoding recombinase RecT — protein MSNALAIVTGAIQEAREDFSRVLVDRSISFERESGFAIQILQNNDFAMKIAMGSKQSLLAAVTNIAAIGISLNPARKQAYLVPRGGKICLDISYIGLLDLAVASGSIKWGQAEVVRANDAFTLNGFDKPPTHAFNPFGTDRGDIVGAYVVAKTADGDYLTTTMAIEDIYSIRNRSESWKRNSSGPWATDEGEMIKKTVIKRAYKLWPKTERMDTAMNQLNNENGEGLAAPDQPNDWLDVAPLIAEALRTKTDDEALAYWKANNGRLAKQPQDHAKLKAEIARHRAELRKKSAGDVVDVQATEVPATDTQAYEDAFAGVQE, from the coding sequence ATGAGCAACGCACTTGCAATCGTCACTGGCGCAATCCAGGAGGCCCGCGAGGACTTCTCCCGCGTGCTGGTGGATCGTTCCATCAGCTTTGAGCGGGAATCGGGGTTTGCTATCCAAATCCTGCAGAACAACGATTTCGCCATGAAGATCGCCATGGGCAGCAAGCAATCTCTGCTCGCAGCGGTCACGAACATCGCGGCAATCGGCATCAGCCTGAACCCCGCGCGCAAACAGGCGTATCTGGTGCCTCGCGGCGGGAAAATCTGCCTCGACATCAGCTATATCGGCTTGCTGGATCTGGCTGTGGCTTCTGGATCGATCAAATGGGGCCAAGCGGAGGTTGTGCGGGCCAATGACGCCTTCACCCTCAACGGCTTCGACAAGCCGCCTACGCACGCATTCAACCCGTTCGGCACGGATCGCGGGGATATCGTCGGCGCATACGTGGTGGCCAAGACAGCGGACGGCGACTACCTAACTACCACGATGGCGATTGAGGACATTTACTCCATCCGCAACCGCTCCGAATCGTGGAAGCGCAACAGCAGCGGCCCATGGGCGACCGACGAGGGCGAAATGATCAAGAAGACGGTCATCAAGCGCGCCTACAAGCTGTGGCCCAAGACCGAGCGCATGGATACCGCCATGAACCAGCTCAATAACGAGAACGGGGAAGGGCTGGCAGCGCCCGATCAGCCGAATGACTGGCTGGACGTTGCGCCGCTGATTGCGGAAGCGTTGCGCACCAAGACCGACGACGAGGCGCTCGCGTACTGGAAGGCGAACAACGGACGCCTTGCGAAGCAGCCCCAGGATCACGCCAAGCTGAAGGCCGAGATTGCCCGCCACCGCGCCGAGCTGCGGAAAAAGTCCGCTGGCGATGTGGTGGACGTTCAGGCGACCGAAGTGCCAGCGACCGACACCCAGGCATACGAAGACGCATTCGCGGGGGTACAGGAATGA
- a CDS encoding ubiquitin family protein: MNDLWEERRKKLAAELERAALEVLGQSGAASVWIPIEGTSPQLYVAVGGLEDIARAVERNRRE, translated from the coding sequence ATGAACGACCTATGGGAAGAGAGAAGGAAGAAGCTGGCTGCCGAGCTTGAGCGGGCGGCTTTGGAGGTGCTGGGGCAATCCGGCGCCGCGTCGGTCTGGATACCGATAGAAGGGACAAGCCCGCAGCTTTACGTGGCTGTGGGAGGGCTAGAGGATATTGCCAGGGCTGTGGAGCGGAACAGGCGGGAATGA
- a CDS encoding DUF3800 domain-containing protein, whose protein sequence is MAPSDAGPFFFLGLLVLIYVDESGDLGWSFDQPYGKRGSSRYLTIAAMLIPDALDHLPARKVKHLYHAGRWDKTREKKWVDMPEASRETYAKSAVDLCAKHKEVAYRAIVVNKQRVAPNLRADSNKLYNYMLKLLLLDEMRRYRHVTLVPDPRSIKVENGNCLHSYLEMALYEIEADTTVEILNRDSKSCLNLQFVDMLAGVVGTHYEFKKSNHWETLKPFVRVKELFFAESTAALSAPPLQKHRA, encoded by the coding sequence ATGGCTCCGTCTGACGCGGGGCCATTTTTCTTTCTGGGGCTGTTAGTGCTGATTTACGTCGATGAGAGTGGCGACCTGGGCTGGTCGTTTGATCAGCCTTACGGCAAGAGGGGATCCAGTCGTTACCTGACGATAGCTGCAATGCTTATACCGGATGCTCTTGATCATTTGCCAGCTCGCAAGGTTAAGCACCTGTACCATGCCGGACGATGGGATAAAACCCGAGAAAAGAAGTGGGTGGACATGCCCGAGGCATCCCGCGAAACCTACGCCAAGTCTGCAGTTGACCTTTGCGCCAAACACAAAGAGGTCGCTTACAGAGCCATCGTCGTCAACAAACAGCGGGTAGCCCCGAACCTTCGGGCCGATAGTAACAAGCTTTACAACTATATGTTGAAGCTACTCCTTTTGGACGAGATGCGGCGCTATCGTCACGTTACCCTGGTCCCTGATCCGCGGTCGATCAAAGTAGAGAATGGCAATTGTCTCCACAGCTATCTCGAAATGGCACTCTACGAAATCGAAGCGGATACTACGGTGGAGATACTGAACCGGGACAGTAAGTCCTGCCTAAATCTTCAGTTTGTCGATATGTTGGCTGGGGTCGTCGGGACTCACTATGAGTTCAAAAAATCAAACCACTGGGAAACACTCAAGCCGTTTGTTAGAGTGAAAGAGTTGTTTTTCGCCGAATCGACGGCAGCTTTGTCCGCACCCCCTCTGCAGAAGCATCGGGCCTAA
- a CDS encoding SOS response-associated peptidase, whose protein sequence is MCGRIDQSDLDDLLSDFSWADEAYRRSRAEPCWNVAPTMRRAVLHVEGGALALDDLHWGYQAAWAVGKVPMAINAKLEKITGKYWSGLLKRGRVIMPANGWYEWTGEKPNKQPWHIHRADGHLLYLAGLASFGPEGEIQAANGFTLITADAHGGMIDIHDRRPIVFTAADAATWLDPATPPELAEQLARECALGPEYFAWHKVDRAVGNVRNQGSQLALPI, encoded by the coding sequence ATGTGCGGCCGCATTGACCAAAGCGATCTTGACGACCTACTCAGCGACTTCAGCTGGGCAGATGAAGCCTATCGGCGGAGCCGGGCGGAGCCTTGCTGGAACGTGGCGCCGACGATGCGCAGGGCAGTCTTGCACGTGGAGGGAGGGGCGCTGGCACTCGATGATCTGCATTGGGGATATCAGGCTGCCTGGGCGGTCGGCAAAGTCCCCATGGCCATCAACGCCAAGCTTGAGAAGATCACTGGCAAATACTGGTCCGGGCTCCTGAAGCGGGGCCGCGTCATCATGCCCGCGAATGGCTGGTACGAGTGGACCGGCGAGAAGCCCAATAAGCAACCATGGCACATTCACCGGGCAGACGGGCACTTGCTGTACCTGGCGGGCCTGGCCAGCTTCGGGCCGGAAGGGGAGATACAAGCTGCAAATGGCTTCACCCTTATTACCGCTGACGCCCATGGCGGCATGATCGATATCCACGACCGCAGGCCCATTGTCTTCACGGCAGCCGATGCCGCAACCTGGCTAGATCCTGCTACCCCGCCCGAGCTGGCCGAACAGTTGGCCCGAGAGTGCGCCTTGGGCCCTGAGTACTTCGCCTGGCACAAAGTCGATAGGGCAGTGGGCAACGTGCGGAATCAGGGTTCGCAGTTGGCGCTGCCGATTTGA
- a CDS encoding transcriptional regulator has product MNLKTYIASERGRASTLAAALGVSPSYLSQMASGKTPISPERCVAIWHFTCGVVTRQELRPDDWMRIWPELDTTDREG; this is encoded by the coding sequence ATGAATCTCAAAACCTACATTGCGAGCGAGCGCGGGCGAGCTTCCACCCTGGCTGCAGCGCTTGGTGTGTCCCCTTCTTACCTCTCCCAAATGGCGAGCGGCAAGACTCCCATCTCTCCCGAACGATGCGTGGCTATCTGGCATTTCACTTGCGGTGTTGTAACCCGTCAAGAGTTGCGTCCGGACGATTGGATGCGGATCTGGCCGGAACTCGACACCACAGACAGGGAGGGCTAA